Proteins from a single region of Haloarcula laminariae:
- a CDS encoding HTH domain-containing protein encodes MTDDTHLRAELYLRGDTYGTFDAQQQVLNRVNRLEANGVFTESMVAGEWQRIRTMAEDTRSGALATYEEFDDWADRNDSSLEPAFEHRTRTYVGMDQVDEVVVFPVVSLAIYDEKRLQSVFPCSDGEHVYTVGDALDAFERGDEAWLAQFDAVTVDRTEPWLEAGVEALP; translated from the coding sequence ATGACCGACGACACACACCTCCGAGCGGAACTGTATCTTCGCGGTGACACGTACGGTACATTCGATGCCCAACAGCAGGTGCTGAATCGGGTCAACCGGCTGGAAGCGAACGGTGTCTTCACCGAGTCGATGGTGGCCGGCGAGTGGCAGCGCATCCGGACGATGGCCGAGGACACCCGTTCGGGGGCGCTCGCGACTTACGAGGAGTTCGACGACTGGGCCGACCGCAACGACTCGTCGCTCGAACCGGCGTTCGAACACCGCACGCGCACCTACGTCGGGATGGACCAGGTCGACGAGGTCGTCGTCTTCCCCGTCGTCTCGCTGGCGATATACGACGAGAAACGGCTGCAGTCGGTGTTCCCCTGCAGCGACGGCGAACACGTCTACACCGTCGGGGACGCGCTGGACGCCTTCGAGCGCGGCGACGAGGCGTGGCTGGCGCAGTTCGACGCCGTCACCGTCGACCGCACCGAGCCGTGGCTCGAAGCCGGCGTCGAAGCGTTGCCGTAG
- a CDS encoding ABC transporter permease: MLEPLYRRFPSVLMAQRNLTRTKIRSVLASLGIVIGVIAIASLGMFGVALQYSISDNLGGLGNQVTVSPNGEAGVQNLTERDVREIRRAAGPDATVSPVKQRVEPIAFARGENTTQLVYGIQRPTQVYNASDGRIPEPFQSGALIGQSIADEYDLQPGNTITINGTSVRIRAVLESTGSFSQLNPDNRVIVPAGSFDDRNYAQVYVTTESGTAANESAMAIRDALNGREQRVTVQELGSIVDQVNQTFQVINTVLVGIAGISLFVAGISILNVMLMSTVERREEIGVLRAVGYQKRDVLKVMLMEATLLGVFGGVVGVVVSTLVGLAINYYTVDNAMALFRLANLWYLIAAFAFAVVVSVLSGLYPAWKAASEEPVEALRG; this comes from the coding sequence ATGCTTGAGCCCCTCTACCGCCGGTTCCCGTCGGTGCTGATGGCCCAGCGGAACCTGACACGGACCAAGATACGCTCAGTGCTCGCCTCGCTCGGCATCGTCATCGGCGTCATCGCCATCGCTTCCCTCGGGATGTTCGGTGTCGCGCTCCAGTATTCGATTTCCGATAACCTCGGCGGGCTGGGGAACCAGGTGACGGTCTCGCCCAACGGGGAAGCGGGCGTCCAGAACCTCACCGAGCGCGACGTGCGGGAGATACGGCGCGCGGCGGGCCCGGACGCGACCGTCTCGCCGGTGAAACAACGGGTCGAGCCGATAGCGTTCGCACGGGGGGAAAACACCACACAGCTGGTGTACGGTATCCAGCGTCCGACCCAGGTGTACAACGCCTCGGACGGGCGGATACCCGAACCGTTCCAGAGCGGGGCCCTCATCGGGCAGAGCATCGCCGACGAGTACGACCTCCAGCCCGGCAACACCATCACAATCAACGGTACGTCGGTCAGAATCCGGGCGGTCCTGGAGTCGACCGGCTCGTTTTCACAGCTCAATCCCGACAACCGCGTCATCGTGCCGGCGGGCTCGTTCGATGACCGCAACTACGCGCAGGTGTACGTCACCACCGAGTCGGGCACGGCCGCCAACGAATCGGCGATGGCGATTCGGGACGCGCTCAACGGGCGCGAGCAGCGGGTGACGGTACAGGAACTCGGCTCCATCGTCGACCAGGTGAACCAGACCTTCCAGGTCATCAACACCGTTCTCGTCGGCATCGCCGGGATATCCCTGTTCGTGGCCGGCATCTCCATCCTCAACGTCATGCTGATGTCGACCGTCGAACGCCGCGAGGAGATCGGCGTCCTCCGCGCGGTTGGCTACCAGAAGCGGGACGTGCTGAAGGTGATGCTCATGGAGGCGACGCTCCTGGGCGTCTTCGGCGGAGTCGTCGGAGTGGTAGTCAGCACGCTCGTCGGTCTCGCCATCAACTACTACACGGTCGACAACGCGATGGCGTTGTTCCGGCTGGCGAACCTCTGGTATCTCATCGCCGCGTTCGCCTTCGCCGTCGTCGTCAGCGTCCTCAGCGGACTGTATCCGGCCTGGAAGGCCGCGAGTGAAGAACCGGTCGAGGCCCTGCGGGGATAG
- a CDS encoding ABC transporter ATP-binding protein: protein MTVIDARGLVKRYQTGGQTLEALKGVDFSLEPGEFVSIMGPSGSGKTTLLNIIGLLSTPTEGRLLLEGRDVTDLGDRKRTLLRKRTIGFVFQHFYLLPTLTAVENVEVPRLFDRDPNRTERAEDLLTRVGLGDRLDHRPDQLSGGQKQRVAIARSLINDPKIVLADEPTGSLDRETGRQILDEFRRIADEEDVGIIAVTHDELVNEYVDRTVHLVDGALGEETLDA from the coding sequence ATGACCGTCATCGACGCTCGCGGGCTGGTCAAGCGCTATCAGACCGGCGGCCAGACCCTCGAAGCGCTGAAGGGGGTCGATTTCTCGCTCGAACCCGGGGAGTTCGTCTCCATCATGGGGCCAAGCGGCAGCGGGAAGACGACCCTCCTGAACATCATCGGCCTGTTATCGACGCCGACAGAGGGACGGCTCCTGTTAGAGGGCCGCGACGTGACCGACCTGGGCGACCGGAAACGGACCCTGCTCAGGAAGCGGACCATCGGCTTCGTCTTCCAGCACTTCTACCTGCTGCCGACGCTGACCGCCGTCGAGAACGTCGAGGTCCCGCGGCTGTTCGACCGGGACCCGAACCGGACCGAGCGCGCCGAGGACCTCCTGACGCGGGTCGGCCTCGGTGACCGACTCGACCATCGGCCCGACCAGCTCTCGGGGGGCCAGAAACAGCGCGTGGCCATCGCGCGCTCGCTCATCAACGACCCGAAAATCGTCCTCGCCGACGAGCCGACGGGGAGCCTGGACCGCGAGACCGGGCGACAGATTCTCGACGAGTTCCGCCGCATCGCCGACGAGGAGGACGTGGGTATCATCGCCGTCACCCACGACGAACTGGTCAACGAGTACGTCGACCGGACGGTCCACCTGGTCGACGGCGCGCTCGGAGAGGAGACGCTCGATGCTTGA